A part of Terriglobales bacterium genomic DNA contains:
- a CDS encoding creatininase family protein has product MEELTRRTVLRAALTAPALFGTMRAEMQAHDDRVQPTRYEEVVGFEAGELVSRHPFAIVPLGSLEFHGPHNPLGTDSMIISGIADSVAARTKALLLPTIRFTQCPSHTAHFAGTVSMRPEVMTMYFADVLRNVLHLGFKRIFILNGHDGNVGPARGAIAEVAHEVNDSALLFASWWEFLPAETVKSLGLFTQSNGGHGHGGPLETSAVAAFRPDLIHLDKARDLPEPPDLSGGPPYFLQKSTAQDWPGYSGRVSEASAEKGRRLVKMSEDGILKLIENWLAHPEAAGSW; this is encoded by the coding sequence ATGGAGGAGCTGACACGAAGAACGGTACTGCGCGCGGCGTTGACCGCCCCCGCGCTGTTCGGAACCATGCGTGCTGAGATGCAAGCGCATGACGATCGCGTGCAGCCAACACGCTATGAAGAAGTAGTCGGATTTGAGGCTGGCGAACTTGTCTCTCGGCATCCATTTGCGATAGTGCCGTTGGGCAGTCTGGAATTTCATGGCCCACATAATCCTCTAGGAACGGACTCGATGATCATCTCCGGCATAGCCGATAGCGTCGCAGCGCGAACTAAGGCGCTGCTGCTTCCGACTATCCGATTCACGCAATGTCCATCGCACACCGCGCATTTTGCGGGAACCGTGAGCATGCGACCGGAGGTGATGACCATGTACTTCGCGGACGTTCTGCGCAATGTGCTTCATCTTGGGTTCAAGCGAATATTCATTCTCAACGGACACGACGGCAACGTTGGCCCGGCGCGCGGAGCCATTGCCGAGGTGGCGCACGAGGTAAACGATTCGGCATTGCTCTTCGCGAGCTGGTGGGAGTTTCTGCCGGCAGAAACCGTTAAATCGCTCGGTTTGTTTACCCAATCGAATGGAGGACACGGTCACGGAGGTCCACTGGAAACGTCGGCTGTTGCAGCTTTTCGTCCAGATCTCATTCACCTCGACAAAGCACGCGATCTGCCTGAGCCGCCTGATCTTTCCGGCGGGCCACCATACTTTCTGCAAAAATCCACTGCGCAGGATTGGCCCGGCTACTCAGGTCGTGTGAGTGAAGCTTCGGCCGAAAAGGGACGCAGACTGGTGAAGATGAGCGAAGATGGAATCCTGAAACTGATTGAAAACTGGCTTGCCCACCCCGAAGCAGCAGGGAGCTGGTAG